The Pollutimonas sp. M17 sequence TGCGGAGGAAATCGCAGGACAGCGACGCCCGGGTTGAGCCCCGAAGGGGTGGCGACGGCGTACAGCCGTGGCCAGTGCTGGTCGCCCACGACCAGTACCGTGGGGGGGCCAAAATGAAATGTAGTGAGCGAACGCGAACGAAAGGCCGCCCCAGCGGCCGCTTTCATTTTGGGGGCGAAGCCCCCGTTCCCCTGGAGCAAAGCGCCAGGGGCTCATGCGCTTAAAGTGAGCCGGCGGCGGATGCCGCAGCGAACGGTCGCGAGGACGGATGTCCGGGCGATTCAAGCGTATGAGCCCATGGGGCGAACCACCCCACACGGGGGTGGTTTGAACCAGGGGAACGGCCACGTTAGGAAAGCAGCCCTAGCTGCTTAGTTCGCGGCCTGGCGTCCAGCCAGGTAAGAGCGAACGGTCCGCTTTCACTGTTAACCCGCTCGTTAATTTGCCTGTAAGAACCCTCTTTAACAGGGAGGCCTACAGGGGGACGCAGCTTGCGAGACCGATTATGTACTGTTAATTGGAGCAATTGACAGCTGGTACCTGAACTAACATCAACGGGGTCCCGCTTCGCGCTTATCCGACGTTTCCAAGGAGAGAAAAATCTCCCGGCGGCCGAGCTGCGGACGGAGGCGCAGGGGAACACCCCTGCGAAACCAAAGATTGGAGGATTGAGGCCCAGTGGTGAGGTACGGAACGGACTGTGACATAGATTTCCTTGCGCCAAGTTTCGCTACCGCCGACACATGCTTTGTATCAGCGCTTTGTAGCAGCTTGTCTGTCTAATCACTTCCGCTAAATTTAAAATTTAGCGTCAGTTTAGATTAGGAAAACCTAGATAAATCAATGTGCTATACAATCCAGGGACAAAAAAACTGCCCCGAAACTTGAAGTCTCGAGGCAGCTTGTATTCCTGGTGGCGCATCCCTGATTCGAACAGGGGACCTGCGGATTATGATTCTGCAAAATATTATATTTCATTGCATTTTTCAGTGTTGATAAAAAGACTAAGAACAAGCAAATAAGCGCTTTACACAATGTTTACATGAATCCGAAGGTTGATTAATGTTGAGCTCTATTCCATAATAGTGTTTACATAGTGCTTACATGGGATGCTGGGCATGGCAAAGGTGAAATTAACGGCAGGACGTATCCAGGCGTTTACATGCCCGCCAGACAAGCGCCAAGCGTTTCTATGGGATGCTGACGTTAATGGGCTAGCTGTACGTGCTACCGCTGGCGCAAAGGCGTATATCTACCAAGGTCGTCTAAAGGGCAAAAGCTTGCGTATGACCATTGGCGATGTGAGCGTATGGAGCTTGGAAGAATACCGGCACCCGAAAACTGGTGAGGTGATTACGCCGGGAGCGCGGCCCGAAGCCCGCCGCCTGCAAGCCATTATCGACCAAGGCCGCGACCCGCGAGAGGTGAAAGCCGAGCTTACCGTCGCCGATGTTGCCAAGCGTACAAAGGCTAAGCAGGAAGAAGCGCCCGCCCTGGATGCCTGGAACGTCTATATTGCAGCCCGAGCTCCAAAATGGAGCGAACGCCACAAGGCCGACCACGAGAACATGGCCCGCGACGGGGGCGAGAAAATCACCCGAGGACGCCGTAAAGGGATGCCCGAGAAGAAAGAGCCAGGCATACTGCGCCCCCTGCTGGACTTACCACTAAGCCAAATTACCCGCGATGCGGTGGCCGACTGGCTGGAACAAGAAGCACCAAAACGCCCAACCCGCACCCGGCTAGCCTTGTCTTTATTGGCGACCTTTATCAACTGGTGTAGCGACCGCCCGGAATACCGTGAGCAGGTAAACGCCGATGCTTGTGTGCGCCTGAAAAGGGAATTACCCAAAGCCCAGGCAAAAGATGATTGCTTGCAGCGTGAACAGTTGGCGCTATGGTTCGAGCATGTGCGCAAGATAGGCAGCCCGGTTATTTCCGCCTACCTGCAAACCGCGCTACTGACTGGCGCACGCCGTGAGGAAATCGCCGCCCTACGATGGGAGGATGTAGATTTTCAATGGGACAGCCTTCAGATTGCCGATAAGGTAGAGCGGGAAACAGGCCGCGTCATTCCGCTGACGCCTTACGTTAAATCTCTGCTGCTGGAGCTTCGACGCGTCAATAACACGCCCACCGTTCGCCAGTTGCGTAGCAAGGAAGCCGAGGACAAGCCCTGGACGCCTTCGCCGTGGGTATTCTCAAGCCCCACCGCCGAGGCTGGATACATTGCCGAGCCGCGTATAGCCCACAACAAGGCTATCCAGGCCGCTGGATTGCCACACCTCACCATCCATGGCCTACGCCGTTCCTTCGGCACCCTGGCGGAATGGGTGGAGTGTCCGGCTGGCGTGGTGGCACAGATTCAAGGCCACAAGCCGAGCGCCATTGCCGAAAAGCACTACCGTCGTCGCCCCCTGGATTTGCTGCGCATGTGGCACACCAAGATTGAAGGCTGGATATTGAAGCAGGCCGGTATTGAGCAGCCAACGGAACAGGCGCAACCGCTGAAGGCAATCAACGCCGCCTGACCACATACGCCAGCGTCTAGCCCGACGGGGTAAAAAGCCGGAAACCTTCACCGGCCTGACGCTGGCACCTTATTTTTGAAGGCGCATTGAAGGATGCAATGAAGAAAATCGGGTACAGCGATTTCATACGGATATGCCAAATCGAGTGTGTCGATACGTGGTGTGATTGGCTGTCGCTTCGGAAGGATGGCGTATATATCAAAAAGCCTGATGATGGCGTCGAGCTTACGCCGGACGAACGCGCCGTTCTGACGGAGCATCCCACGGGCAACCTAAACGAACCCGCTTTATCGTTTCCGTGTGATATTTCGACGCTCATGGCTTTCCTAGAAAGTCAGGAAATAGGTGTGGATATTGACGATGCGTATCTACGAGCCGTCGGGTACCAAGATAATGATGCTTTTAGCGTAGGAGGCGCTATCAGTGTCAGTGTTGGAGACAGTGATGTACTGCTGAATGTCGAGGCAATCCTTAATCGCATTGCTGATGCACGGTATCCGCCTACATTGAATACCGACGTTGACCTGAATACGCTGGAACTGCAAAAACAAGCTCACATGATGCACCTGAGTGGCGATATTCGCGATGCGTTCAGAACAGGCTGTTTAACCGCTCGAGGCCGCGACGGACTCAAGTACAGCGCCCCACCCCTGGGTGAGACTTTCGACGACGTTTATGTGTCGCGCCTGGAATTTGAAGGTTTTAGTGAAAATGAGTGGTTGGTGAGGATTGTTGATGCGACGCCCGAAAATCAAGCCGCACCAAAGTCGAAGACAAGCCATAAGCTGCGGAATCGCGTTCGTCTTTTGGATGCCGAGGTACAGACAGCAAAAGGCCGCGCCTTGAATGCTGGCGATGCAAATAGCGTATGGGCGGAGCTGACGAAGATGGCTGAAAAGCAAGAGGGCTTGCTTATTGGGCATTCTTCCGACGGACTGCAATATAAGGGAAAGACGCATCAAGATACCGGCACGCCTGATGTATTTACGTTGAAGGCGCTACGCGACAGAATGAGACGCGCTAAGAAGCGATAAAGCGCGGTATGGCGCGATAGCACGCGCGCATATCGGGAGAACATCGTATGAGATAAAGAATCCGTATCACCACAAATAAACAGAGGTGATACACGATGGATACTATCCAACAGCCGCACACCACCGCTTCACAATTCCCCCCGCTGGAAGCGGTAACCAGCCCGGCAGTACCAACCCCCCAGGCCGCCCACTATCTGAACCGCCAGCCGCAGACCCTCCGCGTGTGGGCTTGCTGCGAGAATGGCCCAATTCGCCCCCTGCGTATCAATGGCCGACTTGCATGGCGCGTGTCCGATATTAAAGCTGTGATGGGGGTGTAAGTATGAGACCCGAAACCATCGTTACCTATCAGGACCCGGATGGCCCGCGCATCGTGTTTGATGCCGACCAATTGATGGTGACAGCCAGAGACGCTGATGGCACAACCGTACATATTGAAATCGGGCGGCTTGGAATGCTTGAGCTTGGGCGCGCCGTGATTCGCATTGGTCAACCGGAGGGCAAATAATGAAAAACGCCCCCGACCGCAAAGCAATCGAGAGCGCCAAAGACCAAGGCCATTCTAACACTCGCAACAATTTTAAAGGTACCGACAATCCCCGGCACCTTCGCACCCTGCAAGCCTTGTTGAAACGTCCCCTACCGCGTGAAACGCTGGATAAGGTAGCGGGGTGCTCCAATGGCCCCGACCTTGTTGCAGAGCTTCGCCGCCGTGGCCTGAAAGTGCCCTGCGAACGTATCCGTTTCATTGACCGCGACGGCAAGCTGTGTAGCCCAGGCGTTTACAAGCTGCTGTCCACCGACCGCACCCTGATTTACCGTTGGCTTGCACAAGGCCGGAGGGTGGCGTAATGAGCGCCATGCAAGTCGTGGTTTTTTGGCTAGTCGTCGCGTGCCGTTGGTTATTTAGCAAGGGAGCGCGATGAATGGCAACGAAATCACGCTTCAAACCGAACCGGCGAGACGCGGGCATATTCATTCAGGTTCCGCTGTCCGTACTAGATTCCGAGGCTTACCTGACGCTTACGGCCCATGAGGCAATGCTGTTATGGGATATCGCCAGTCAGTATCGCGGCATGAATAACGGTCGGTTGTTGGCAGGATGGAAGTACATGCATGAGGCCCGCAGATGGAAGTCCCGCGACACACTGGACAGGGCAAGGGCGGCGCTACTGGAACGAGGGCTGATATTTCGTACCCGCCAAGGCCGAATGCCGAATCTATCAAGCTGGTACGCCTGCACTTGGTGGCCTCTGGACCACTGCCCAGAGATGGACGTTGGCTCGCAATCACTACCGCGAGGGCAATACAACCGCTGGAGGTCCGAGTAGAAATTGATTTCATGTGCACGGCAGCCGTGCCTAGAGCACCCATATAAGCACGGTAGCCGTGTATAGGGAATCGTCATGAGCACGGCAACCGTGTCTATGGAGACCGCTTTTACCCCATCCCTATACACGGTGGCCGTGCACTATCTAGATAAGCCATCTGTATAGGCACGAATCGAAAGGACAGGCAACATGAACGCCCAACTACCAGAACTGAAAATTAAGCGGATCGAGGATGAATTCGGTAAAGGGCCGATTTTTCTGGAACAGGACACATCCGGGGGATTCGACCATGTGCCATCCTGTGATGAGCAGGCTCAAGCCGGCTTTTTGTCGGGCATACCGGCGATGCTTATAGGGCAGTCTAAGCGTGAGCGTCACGCTGAACGGACATCCGAATGGGTAAGCAATAGTCAGTCTTGCTGCGCCGTTGCCACGGATTTAAAGAAAGCGAGGGCTCATAAGGTGACGAACCCCGACCCTGCCAATCCTAAAACCACGGTATCTGTATCGCTTACCAACCTACAAGGAATTGAAGATGAAACGACCTGCTCGTTTGCTGAAGGGGCTTGTTCGACTCCTGACCTTTGGCCACTACCGACGAAACATGAATGCATGGACAGACTTGGTGCTGGCGCAGTCCATCCTCCAGCCATTGACCTACGAGTCTAGTCGTTTTGATGATGACAGGCGAGACCGATATATAGCCGAGGCGGCGTACTACATCGACAGTGCAATGCGCAAACTCTATGGCGAAATGTACACAGGTGGAAGATGAGCATGACAAACAATAACGCTCAACGGTTGGCAGCGTACCGGAAGCGACTTGAAGAGGGTGGCTTCAAACGCGTTAGTGCCTACGTGTCGCTTGACCTGGTTGCGTACCTTCAAAGCCAGAACGCGCCGGGCGAATGCATTGGCCGCACACTGGAACGGCTACTTCTGGGTAGCGCAAAGGAACGCCCTCGATACTATTCTGATGAAGAAATGGTGCGCAAAGAAGCGCGGCGGCGTGAGAGGGTCACGCAACGTGCTCAAGTGAGGAAAGCAATCCGAGTCGAGCAACGAGCACTTCGTCGCGCCGAATGGGAACGGCTCAGGCAGGAAGCAATGGAGCGCATTGGCTTGTTGAGAAAACCTGAGACTTGAGGGTTGTGCTCATGCGTGCGGGATGGTGGAAGTAGGACGTGGCAATCCCGATTGTCCAAATGCTAGCTTTTGTTAACATGCTGGCTTCACAGGCCGGCGGATTTCCAGGCGCTGCCGTGAACAAAAGAGCACTGGGCGAGTTGCGTTAATTGCACGGTGCGCTTACCTCAGGCCGACCTTTTTCAGGTACTCGTCCAGATAGTCCCCCGTCAGGTCGTACAAGCTCATTGGCTCGGCCGGTTCGTCTTCGGTCGCTTCCAGCGGCATAGCTTCGATTGCTTGCGACAGGGCCACTTCCTCGGCCGTCTTGCGAACCATTTCTGCATGTTGCACGCGTTTCATGGGGTCGTTTATGCCCATCAGATTGTCTGGTATCTGGTCGGTTACCGTGCTGATCGAGTCCATCGCTTCACCGGTCAAGCTGTCCAAATATGTCGCCAATTGCCGCTGGCATTTCATTTCTTTGTACGCGGTCGGTGCGCGGTCTTCGAGCGCCAGTTCCAGCGTCCGCCACATTTGCTGGTAGTTCATCATTTTGATCCTGCCGTGGTTAATATGTGCTCGTTGGGACAGGCATCATTTATGCCGTCAACAGAGCGTTTATTTCTTGCAGAGCCTGCATACCATCCATCGCGAGGCTGACGTGGCCAGGATGGCCGTGAATTTCAGGTTCTCGTGGATTAATGCGTATAACTGGCGCCCGGTGGTTAAAGGAAACCGCGTGCGTGAAGTCGCGGGTAGTGGGAATCGCTGTACCGGCACCAATCTCGATCACGAGCAGCCGCTCGGCATCCAGCAGCCAGTGCTCAAGCCTTCTTTGCTGCATACGGACGCGCTGCTCCTGCCATTCATCGTCGCCAAACATGTAAATGTTCGGACGTGCTAAGCCACCGCAGTGTGGGCAACGTGGCGGCTCGTTCAGCAACCGGCAGTTTTCTTCGTCCACATCCGGTGTGAAATCATCGGTGGACCAGATGTCGGTTGTACATGCGTCCAGGCATTGAAGGTAGTGAATTGAGCCGTGGCACTCAGTGATCAGGCTGGCATCGAAACTTGCCTTTTGGAAGTGCCCATCAACATTGCTGGTAAAAGCCATGTAGCCGCACGGACTGTTTTTACCCCATTTCCTAAGTATGTCGTAGCCTGCATGTGGTGCTGTTTGGCGATACAGGTTGAGCCGGTGGCCGTAAAAACCCCATGCAACTTTAGGCTGCTGCCGGAACGCACGGGGTGATGCAATCGATATGAAATCGAGGCTGCTGCGTTCAAGCGCCGGGTAGGCACGCCAGAAACCTTGATTTCCGCGAAAGTCTGGTAGGCCAGAATCAATACCCATACCGGCTCCTGTAACGACCAATATCATTTCTGCCGTGTCTACGAGTTGAGCCGCTTTCTCAACGCTTTGGTATGGTGTGGCTGTGTACTTATCCATTGCGACGACTCTATTTTTACGGGTTTTCTGCAAATATGGTGCGCACGAAAATTGCATAGAACTGATTATGTTCTTTGGGCCAATATGAGCGTTACGAATGCAGTTCCCTGTCCCCACTTCCAAATTGAAATGCTAACTGAGCTAGAAAGATCCAACCCCAGCAATACTAGAAGAATAGGGAAGATCAGAAAAATCGAGATGATTCCTGCGCTCACAATGTGAAAAATCCCAATCTAAAAAACCATCTAACTGTTCCGGCCTCTCGCCCGTTTTTTTACGCTTAATCCAGGAAGCCCACAAGGAAATAAAATGACGCCAGGCGATGAAAGACAATACCAGCCCGGCGATATAAGTGAGTATGCTTGGATCTGGGCCGTAGCTGTCGTATTCAAGATCAATGTTGTCATACGCACCATATCGGTCAGCTTGAGTGGCAGTGGAGAAGGCAGCTAGTAATGCAATCGCTATACCACGATGTGATTTTGAAGGCTTTGGCATATCTATTGGTCTGTCCACGCTTAGGGTTTCAC is a genomic window containing:
- a CDS encoding DUF6538 domain-containing protein — translated: MSQSVPYLTTGPQSSNLWFRRGVPLRLRPQLGRREIFLSLETSDKREAGPR
- a CDS encoding tyrosine-type recombinase/integrase, whose protein sequence is MAKVKLTAGRIQAFTCPPDKRQAFLWDADVNGLAVRATAGAKAYIYQGRLKGKSLRMTIGDVSVWSLEEYRHPKTGEVITPGARPEARRLQAIIDQGRDPREVKAELTVADVAKRTKAKQEEAPALDAWNVYIAARAPKWSERHKADHENMARDGGEKITRGRRKGMPEKKEPGILRPLLDLPLSQITRDAVADWLEQEAPKRPTRTRLALSLLATFINWCSDRPEYREQVNADACVRLKRELPKAQAKDDCLQREQLALWFEHVRKIGSPVISAYLQTALLTGARREEIAALRWEDVDFQWDSLQIADKVERETGRVIPLTPYVKSLLLELRRVNNTPTVRQLRSKEAEDKPWTPSPWVFSSPTAEAGYIAEPRIAHNKAIQAAGLPHLTIHGLRRSFGTLAEWVECPAGVVAQIQGHKPSAIAEKHYRRRPLDLLRMWHTKIEGWILKQAGIEQPTEQAQPLKAINAA
- a CDS encoding SIR2 family NAD-dependent protein deacylase, which codes for MGIDSGLPDFRGNQGFWRAYPALERSSLDFISIASPRAFRQQPKVAWGFYGHRLNLYRQTAPHAGYDILRKWGKNSPCGYMAFTSNVDGHFQKASFDASLITECHGSIHYLQCLDACTTDIWSTDDFTPDVDEENCRLLNEPPRCPHCGGLARPNIYMFGDDEWQEQRVRMQQRRLEHWLLDAERLLVIEIGAGTAIPTTRDFTHAVSFNHRAPVIRINPREPEIHGHPGHVSLAMDGMQALQEINALLTA